The following proteins are encoded in a genomic region of Solea senegalensis isolate Sse05_10M linkage group LG5, IFAPA_SoseM_1, whole genome shotgun sequence:
- the LOC122768983 gene encoding solute carrier family 2, facilitated glucose transporter member 11-like isoform X3, which translates to MKLPGARLLLAGCAACIGGTFQYGYNLSTINAPTVYVQNFINETWRERYQVDITEKALTLLWSTIVSVFTLGGLIGATIGGTLSVKLGRKGTLLANNTFALLAALLMGLSYPTGLFELLIVGRLLIGIHSGICLCVQPLYLGEMAPTAYRGIIGMGSSIFITGGILTGQVMGLKEVLGTEEYWPILLATTCIPAILQLLILPWFPESPRYLLIDKGNDKKCKKALKQLHGATRCDGELEDIMKERNNLTGFKAKKPWELLADRSMRWQLLTVMLLNAAQQLNGINAIYFYANYVFRQSGIPVDQIPYVTIGTGACECITALTCGLLIESLGRKVLITGGYILMSICCILLTLTLSFQDSSPIFPYLSMVCIFAFILSFGLGPGGVTNILTTELFTQTSRPAAYIITGTVNWTSFFFISLVFPFIVIGLNQYSFLVFLAVCSSVAIYIVLVVPETKNKTFLEIQNEFKSSNNRKAFNANNAEVLPMST; encoded by the exons ATGAAG cTTCCGGGCGCACGACTGTTGCTGGCTGGCTGTGCTGCCTGTATAGGAGGAACTTTTCAGTATGGATACAATTTATCTACCATCAATGCACCCACTGTG TATGTGCAGAATTTCATTAATGAGACCTGGAGGGAGCGTTACCAAGTTGACATCACTGAGAAAGCTCTCACCCTGCTTTGGTCCACTATTGTCTCTGTATTCACCTTAGGAGGACTCATAGGAGCAACGATTGGTGGCACACTGTCTGTGAAGCTTGGAAG GAAAGGGACTCTGTTGGCcaataacacatttgcattACTAGCTGCTCTGCTGATGGGTCTGAGTTACCCCACAGGATTGTTTGAATTACTCATTGTTGGACGTCTTCTCATTGGAATACATTCAG gTATTTGCCTTTGTGTTCAACCCCTGTATTTGGGTGAAATGGCACCAACTGCATATCGTGGCATCATTGGAATGGGATCTTCAATTTTCATCACTGGTGGAATCTTGACTGGACAAGTGATGGGCCTCAA GGAAGTGCTGGGCACAGAAGAGTACTGGCCCATTCTGCTCGCCACCACATGCATCCCAGCGATACTGCAGCTACTGATCCTGCCGTGGTTCCCAGAGAGCCCACGCTATCTGCTCATTGACAAAGGAAATGACAAGAAATGCAAGAAAG cCCTGAAGCAACTGCATGGGGCTACTCGATGTGATGGTGAACTGGAAGACATCATGAAGGAGAGGAATAATTTAACAGGTTTCAAGGCTAAGAAACCCTGGGAGCTCCTTGCTGATCGCAGCATGCGCTGGCAGCTTCTAACAGTAATGCTGCTCAATGCTGCTCAACAGTTGAATGGCATCAATGCT ATTTACTTCTATGCAAATTATGTGTTCAGACAATCTGGGATTCCTGTTGATCAAATACCATATGTGACCATTGGCACTGGTGCCTGTGAATGCATCACTGCTTTAACATGC gGTTTGCTCATTGAGTCTCTGGGAAGAAAAGTGCTCATCACAGGAGGATACATACTGATGAGTATCTGCTGCATATTATTAACGCTGACACTGTCATTTCAG GATTCCAGCCCGATTTTTCCATACTTGAGCATGGTGTGCATTTTTGCTTTTATCCTGAGCTTTGGGTTAGGACCAG GTGGTGTGACTAACATCTTGACCACTGAACTATTCACACAAACCTCACGCCCTGCAGCGTACATAATTACAGGAACAGTAAACTGGAccagcttcttcttcatcagcTTAGTCTTTCCTTTTATTGTG ATTGGTCTGAATCAGTACAGCTTCCTGGTGTTCTTAGCTGTCTGCTCCTCAGTGGCAATATACATTGTTCTTGTTGTTCCTGAAACCAAGAACAAGACCTTCCTTGAAATTCAGAATGAGTTCAAGTCCTCCAACAACAGAAAGGCCTTCAATGCTAATAATGCTGAAGTGTTGCCAATGTCTACATGA
- the LOC122768983 gene encoding solute carrier family 2, facilitated glucose transporter member 11-like isoform X2, whose protein sequence is MPTEYLDEYEPLLVKDSKPPKLPGARLLLAGCAACIGGTFQYGYNLSTINAPTVYVQNFINETWRERYQVDITEKALTLLWSTIVSVFTLGGLIGATIGGTLSVKLGRKGTLLANNTFALLAALLMGLSYPTGLFELLIVGRLLIGIHSGICLCVQPLYLGEMAPTAYRGIIGMGSSIFITGGILTGQVMGLKEVLGTEEYWPILLATTCIPAILQLLILPWFPESPRYLLIDKGNDKKCKKALKQLHGATRCDGELEDIMKERNNLTGFKAKKPWELLADRSMRWQLLTVMLLNAAQQLNGINAIYFYANYVFRQSGIPVDQIPYVTIGTGACECITALTCGLLIESLGRKVLITGGYILMSICCILLTLTLSFQDSSPIFPYLSMVCIFAFILSFGLGPGGVTNILTTELFTQTSRPAAYIITGTVNWTSFFFISLVFPFIVIGLNQYSFLVFLAVCSSVAIYIVLVVPETKNKTFLEIQNEFKSSNNRKAFNANNAEVLPMST, encoded by the exons ATGCCAACGGAATATCTGGACGAATATGAACCTCTGCTTGTTAAAGATAGTAAGCCGCCAAAG cTTCCGGGCGCACGACTGTTGCTGGCTGGCTGTGCTGCCTGTATAGGAGGAACTTTTCAGTATGGATACAATTTATCTACCATCAATGCACCCACTGTG TATGTGCAGAATTTCATTAATGAGACCTGGAGGGAGCGTTACCAAGTTGACATCACTGAGAAAGCTCTCACCCTGCTTTGGTCCACTATTGTCTCTGTATTCACCTTAGGAGGACTCATAGGAGCAACGATTGGTGGCACACTGTCTGTGAAGCTTGGAAG GAAAGGGACTCTGTTGGCcaataacacatttgcattACTAGCTGCTCTGCTGATGGGTCTGAGTTACCCCACAGGATTGTTTGAATTACTCATTGTTGGACGTCTTCTCATTGGAATACATTCAG gTATTTGCCTTTGTGTTCAACCCCTGTATTTGGGTGAAATGGCACCAACTGCATATCGTGGCATCATTGGAATGGGATCTTCAATTTTCATCACTGGTGGAATCTTGACTGGACAAGTGATGGGCCTCAA GGAAGTGCTGGGCACAGAAGAGTACTGGCCCATTCTGCTCGCCACCACATGCATCCCAGCGATACTGCAGCTACTGATCCTGCCGTGGTTCCCAGAGAGCCCACGCTATCTGCTCATTGACAAAGGAAATGACAAGAAATGCAAGAAAG cCCTGAAGCAACTGCATGGGGCTACTCGATGTGATGGTGAACTGGAAGACATCATGAAGGAGAGGAATAATTTAACAGGTTTCAAGGCTAAGAAACCCTGGGAGCTCCTTGCTGATCGCAGCATGCGCTGGCAGCTTCTAACAGTAATGCTGCTCAATGCTGCTCAACAGTTGAATGGCATCAATGCT ATTTACTTCTATGCAAATTATGTGTTCAGACAATCTGGGATTCCTGTTGATCAAATACCATATGTGACCATTGGCACTGGTGCCTGTGAATGCATCACTGCTTTAACATGC gGTTTGCTCATTGAGTCTCTGGGAAGAAAAGTGCTCATCACAGGAGGATACATACTGATGAGTATCTGCTGCATATTATTAACGCTGACACTGTCATTTCAG GATTCCAGCCCGATTTTTCCATACTTGAGCATGGTGTGCATTTTTGCTTTTATCCTGAGCTTTGGGTTAGGACCAG GTGGTGTGACTAACATCTTGACCACTGAACTATTCACACAAACCTCACGCCCTGCAGCGTACATAATTACAGGAACAGTAAACTGGAccagcttcttcttcatcagcTTAGTCTTTCCTTTTATTGTG ATTGGTCTGAATCAGTACAGCTTCCTGGTGTTCTTAGCTGTCTGCTCCTCAGTGGCAATATACATTGTTCTTGTTGTTCCTGAAACCAAGAACAAGACCTTCCTTGAAATTCAGAATGAGTTCAAGTCCTCCAACAACAGAAAGGCCTTCAATGCTAATAATGCTGAAGTGTTGCCAATGTCTACATGA
- the LOC122768983 gene encoding solute carrier family 2, facilitated glucose transporter member 11-like isoform X1: MLTMNGLLLCNKCFDCGTSIRHALLKHCAPRMNFTEETATKKNLPGARLLLAGCAACIGGTFQYGYNLSTINAPTVYVQNFINETWRERYQVDITEKALTLLWSTIVSVFTLGGLIGATIGGTLSVKLGRKGTLLANNTFALLAALLMGLSYPTGLFELLIVGRLLIGIHSGICLCVQPLYLGEMAPTAYRGIIGMGSSIFITGGILTGQVMGLKEVLGTEEYWPILLATTCIPAILQLLILPWFPESPRYLLIDKGNDKKCKKALKQLHGATRCDGELEDIMKERNNLTGFKAKKPWELLADRSMRWQLLTVMLLNAAQQLNGINAIYFYANYVFRQSGIPVDQIPYVTIGTGACECITALTCGLLIESLGRKVLITGGYILMSICCILLTLTLSFQDSSPIFPYLSMVCIFAFILSFGLGPGGVTNILTTELFTQTSRPAAYIITGTVNWTSFFFISLVFPFIVIGLNQYSFLVFLAVCSSVAIYIVLVVPETKNKTFLEIQNEFKSSNNRKAFNANNAEVLPMST, translated from the exons ATGCTTACAATGAATGGGCTGTTATTATGTAATAAGTGCTTCGACTGTGGAACATCCATTAGGCATGCTTTACTCAAACACTGTGCACCAAGAATGAATTTCACGGAGGAAACTGCGACAAAGAAAAAC cTTCCGGGCGCACGACTGTTGCTGGCTGGCTGTGCTGCCTGTATAGGAGGAACTTTTCAGTATGGATACAATTTATCTACCATCAATGCACCCACTGTG TATGTGCAGAATTTCATTAATGAGACCTGGAGGGAGCGTTACCAAGTTGACATCACTGAGAAAGCTCTCACCCTGCTTTGGTCCACTATTGTCTCTGTATTCACCTTAGGAGGACTCATAGGAGCAACGATTGGTGGCACACTGTCTGTGAAGCTTGGAAG GAAAGGGACTCTGTTGGCcaataacacatttgcattACTAGCTGCTCTGCTGATGGGTCTGAGTTACCCCACAGGATTGTTTGAATTACTCATTGTTGGACGTCTTCTCATTGGAATACATTCAG gTATTTGCCTTTGTGTTCAACCCCTGTATTTGGGTGAAATGGCACCAACTGCATATCGTGGCATCATTGGAATGGGATCTTCAATTTTCATCACTGGTGGAATCTTGACTGGACAAGTGATGGGCCTCAA GGAAGTGCTGGGCACAGAAGAGTACTGGCCCATTCTGCTCGCCACCACATGCATCCCAGCGATACTGCAGCTACTGATCCTGCCGTGGTTCCCAGAGAGCCCACGCTATCTGCTCATTGACAAAGGAAATGACAAGAAATGCAAGAAAG cCCTGAAGCAACTGCATGGGGCTACTCGATGTGATGGTGAACTGGAAGACATCATGAAGGAGAGGAATAATTTAACAGGTTTCAAGGCTAAGAAACCCTGGGAGCTCCTTGCTGATCGCAGCATGCGCTGGCAGCTTCTAACAGTAATGCTGCTCAATGCTGCTCAACAGTTGAATGGCATCAATGCT ATTTACTTCTATGCAAATTATGTGTTCAGACAATCTGGGATTCCTGTTGATCAAATACCATATGTGACCATTGGCACTGGTGCCTGTGAATGCATCACTGCTTTAACATGC gGTTTGCTCATTGAGTCTCTGGGAAGAAAAGTGCTCATCACAGGAGGATACATACTGATGAGTATCTGCTGCATATTATTAACGCTGACACTGTCATTTCAG GATTCCAGCCCGATTTTTCCATACTTGAGCATGGTGTGCATTTTTGCTTTTATCCTGAGCTTTGGGTTAGGACCAG GTGGTGTGACTAACATCTTGACCACTGAACTATTCACACAAACCTCACGCCCTGCAGCGTACATAATTACAGGAACAGTAAACTGGAccagcttcttcttcatcagcTTAGTCTTTCCTTTTATTGTG ATTGGTCTGAATCAGTACAGCTTCCTGGTGTTCTTAGCTGTCTGCTCCTCAGTGGCAATATACATTGTTCTTGTTGTTCCTGAAACCAAGAACAAGACCTTCCTTGAAATTCAGAATGAGTTCAAGTCCTCCAACAACAGAAAGGCCTTCAATGCTAATAATGCTGAAGTGTTGCCAATGTCTACATGA
- the LOC122769068 gene encoding solute carrier family 2, facilitated glucose transporter member 11-like, which yields MPTEFLDEYQPLLIKEVKYRKQPKLPRTQLLLAGFAACIGGTFQYGYNLSTINAPTLYVHNFINETWRERYQVDITENALTLLWSTIVSVFTFGGLLGTTIGGTLSVKLGRKGTLLANNTFALLAALLMGLSYPTGLFELLVVGRLLIGINAGISLCVQPLYLGEIAPTAFRGTMGMGTGFFITVGILTGQVIGLKQLLGTEEYWPLLLATTCIPAVLQLLILPWFPESPSYLLIDKGNVKECKEALKQLHGVSHCDDELEDIQKEKNNLTGFEASKPWQLLIDRSMRWQLLTVMLLNAVQQLNGINAIYFYAEYVFRQTGIPVDQIPYVTIGSGACECITALTCGLVIESLGRKVLITGGYILMSICCILLTLTLSFQDSDPIFPYLSMVCIFAFILSFGLGPGGVTSILTTELFTQTSRPAAYIITGIVNWTSFFVISMVFPFIVIGLKQYSFLVFLVVCSSVAIYIILVVPETKNKTFLEIQNEFKSFNSRKAHNADGA from the exons ATGCCAACGGAATTTTTGGACGAATATCAACCTCTGCTTATTAAAGAAGTTAAATATAGAAAGCAGCCAAAG cTTCCACGCACACAACTGTTGCTGGCTGGCTTTGCTGCCTGTATAGGAGGAACCTTTCAGTATGGATACAATTTATCTACCATCAACGCACCCACCTTG TATGTGCATAATTTCATCAATGAGACCTGGAGGGAGCGTTACCAAGTTGACATCACTGAGAATGCTCTCACCCTGCTTTGGTCCACTATTGTCTCTGTATTCACCTTTGGAGGACTCTTAGGAACAACGATTGGTGGCACACTGTCTGTGAAGCTTGGAAG GAAAGGGACTCTGTTGGCcaataacacatttgcattACTAGCTGCTCTGCTGATGGGTCTGAGTTACCCCACAGGATTGTTTGAATTACTCGTTGTTGGACGTCTTCTCATTGGAATAAATGCAg GTATTTCCCTTTGTGTTCAACCCCTGTATTTGGGTGAAATAGCTCCAACTGCATTCCGTGGCACTATGGGAATGGGAACCGGTTTTTTCATCACTGTTGGGATCTTGACCGGACAAGTGATAGGCCTTAA ACAACTGCTCGGCACAGAAGAGTACTGGCCCCTTCTGCTTGCCACCACATGTATCCCAGCAGTACTGCAGCTCCTGATCCTGCCGTGGTTCCCAGAGAGCCCAAGTTACTTACTCATTGACAAAGGAAATGTCAAGGAGTGCAAGGAAG CCCTGAAGCAGTTGCATGGAGTTTCTCACTGTGATGATGAACTGGAGGACATCCAGAAGGAGAAGAATAATTTAACAGGTTTTGAGGCTAGCAAACCCTGGCAGCTCCTTATTGATCGCAGCATGCGCTGGCAGCTTCTCACCGTCATGCTGCTCAATGCTGTGCAACAGCTGAACGGCATCAACGCT ATTTACTTCTATGCAGAATATGTCTTCAGACAAACAGGGATTCCTGTTGATCAAATACCATATGTGACCATTGGCTCTGGTGCCTGTGAATGCATCACTGCTTTAACATGT gGTTTGGTCATTGAGTCTCTGGGAAGAAAAGTGCTCATCACAGGAGGATACATACTGATGAGTATCTGCTGCATATTATTAACGCTGACACTGTCATTTCAG GATTCCGACCCGATTTTTCCATACTTGAGCATGGTGTGCATTTTTGCTTTTATCCTGAGCTTTGGGTTAGGACCAG GTGGTGTGACTAGCATCTTGACCACTGAATTATTCACACAAACCTCACGCCCTGCAGCGTACATAATTACAGGGATAGTAAACTGGACCAGCTTCTTCGTCATCAGCATGGTCTTTCCTTTTATTGTG ATTGGTCTGAAGCAGTACAGCTTCCTGGTGTTCTTGGTTGTCTGCTCCTCAGTGGCAATATACATTATTCTTGTTGTTCCTGAAACCAAGAACAAAACCTTCCTTGAAATCCAGAATGAGTTTAAGTCCTTCAACAGCAGAAAGGCCCACAATGCTGATGGCGCTTGA